GCTCGACCGCGCTCATGCTCAGCCAGAACAGTCGCGCCTGGCTGAAGTGGTCGTCGTACGACGCCGGGTTCTCGCGGACCTTCGAGCCCTCCGGCACCGTCACCGGCACGTCGACGAACGCCCCCTCGTCGGCACCCGCGAAGAACGGGCAGCCCGCGTCGAGCGAGTTGGGCTTGTAGGGCGCGACCCCGCCGTGCACCGCCTGCTGGTGGAAGCCGTCGCGGTGGTTGTCGTTGACCGGCGCGTGCGGGCGGTTGATCGGGATCTGGTTGAAGTTCGGCCCCGCCAGCCGGGTGAGCTGGGTGTCGAGGTAGGAGAAGTTGCGGGCCATCAGCAGCGGGTCGTCCGTGCCGTCGATGCCCGGCACGAGGTGGCCGGTGTGGAAGGCGACCTGCTCGGTCTCGGCGAAGAAGTTCGTCGGGTTCCCGTTGAGGGTCAGGGTGCCGATGACCTGCACGGGCGCCAGCTCCTCGGGCACGAGCTTGGTCGAGTCGAGCAGGTCGATCCCCTCGAACATCTGGTCGGGGGTGTCCGGGAAGGTCTGGATGCCGAGGTCCCACGAGGGGAACGCGCCCGCCTCGATGGCGTCATAGAGGTCGCGGCGGTGGAAGTCGGGGTCGACCCCGCCCGCGAGCTGCGCCTCCTCCCACGTGAGGGAGTGCACCCCGAGCCGGGGCTTCCAGTGGAACTTCACGAGCGTCGTGCCGCCCTCGGCGTCGACGAGCCGGAACGTATGGACGCCGAAGCCCTCCATCATCCGGTAGCTGCGCGGGATGCCGCGGTCCGACATGTTCCAGAGCGCGTGGTGCTGGGCCTCGGTGTGCAGCGACACGAAGTCCCAGAACGTGTCGTGGGCGCTCTGCGCCTGCGGGATCTCCCGGTCGGGGTGCGGCTTGCCCGCGTGGATGACGTCGGGGAACTTGATCCCGTCCTGGATGAAGAAGACCGGGATGTTGTTGGCGACCAGGTCCCAGTTGCCCTCGCGGGTGTAGAACTTCGTCGCGAAGCCGCGGGTGTCGCGCACGGTGTCGGCCGACCCGCGGGACCCGAGGACCGTCGAGAAGCGCACGAAGACGCGGGTCTCCTCACCCTTCTCGAAGACGCCCGCACGCGAGACCTGCGACGCCGCGCCGTTCGCGACGAAGACGCCGTGGGCTCCCGCGCCGCGGGCGTGGACGACGCGCTCGGGGATGCGCTCGTGGTCGAAGTGCATGATCTTCTCGCGGAGGTGGTGGTCCGAGAGGAGGGTCGGGCCGCGCGGTCCGGCCTTGAGCGAGTGGTCGCTGTCGCCGATCCGCACGCCGGTCGCGGTGGTGAGGTAGGCACCCTGCTGCGCGCTGGCGGTGGCCGGGTCCGCGCTCGGGGCGCCGGTGGGCGAGAGGGGCGTGGGCTGCTGCTGGTCCGGCTTCGGCGGCGGGACCTCGCGCGGCTCGGTGGGCTCCTCAAGCGTCGGCGGCTCGCTGCCGGGGGCACCGGGGACGGGCTTGTCGGTGAGCGAGACGGCCTCGGCGACGGCGTCGACGACCTCACCTGCCGCCTTCTTCGCGGCGGCCACGGGCTTGCTGGCGTTCATGCACTCTCCTGGGGTCGGTGGGGCTGGTGCTTCCTGTTCCCCCGAGGTGGGGGTCCATGCGCCCGACCGCGGTCCGATCACGACCCGACCGCGATCAGCCGCCCTTGATCCGCCGGCGGGCCAGCGCCACCGCGTTGGCGCCGATGGCGAGCAGCGCGCTGCCGTGACCGCCGCGCAGGCGGTTGTGCTCCTGGCGCGAGCCCAGCACGTTGCCCGGACCGGGCGTCACGTCGACCGTCTGGTCCTGGGCCGCGAGGGCGAACAACGGGCCGACGAGCCGGTCGTAGGCCCACGGCACGGCCGTGAAGCCGAGGCGGATCACCTGGTTGGCGAGGCCGACCTGGCCGCCGCGGCCTCCGTCGACCACGCCGAGGGCGCGCGCGGCGACGCGCTCGGGGGTCGTGACCGGGAAGGGTGGCCTCCCGGCCGCCCGGCCGTACGTCGCCGCCTGCCCGTAGATCGGCGTGTCGACGCCGCCGGGGGCGACGTAGCCGATGCGCACCCCGGGGCGGTCGCGGTTGTCGACGCGGAGCTGGCGCACCAGGGCGCGCACCCCCCACTTGCTGAGGACGTAGGCGGCCATGTCGGGCACCGCGATGTGGCCGATGACGGACCCGACGAACACCAGGTCGCCGGTGCCCTGGGCGCGCAGCACCGGCAGCACGTGGCGCGCGAGGTTGACCGAGCCGAGCAGGTTGGTCGCCACCACCTGGTCGAAGACCTCGGCCGGCACCTCGTCCACCCGGCCGTAGGCGACCACGCCCGCACTGCCGATCACGACATCGACGGCGAGGTGCCGCGCGAGCGCGGCGGCGACGGCGGCCTCGACCTGCGCGTCGTCGCTGATGTCGGCCGGCGCGACCATCGTGGACGCCGCGCCGAGCCCGTCGCAGTCAAGCGCCACCCGCTCGAGCGCCTCGCGGCCGCGGGCCAGCAGGACGAGGTGGTCGCCACGGCGCGCGGCCTGGCGCGCGGCCGCCTCGCCGATGCCGCTGGAGGCACCGGTGACCATGACGACGCGGGGGGCGCGGGGGCGTGCGGGCATGCCAGCAGGTACCCCCGCCGGCGCGCGAGCAACGGCGCCGGAGAGGCACGACCCCGACTTCAGGACGACATCCGCAGGACCCGACGGGACCTAGGTCCTCCCGGGTTGGGTGCCTTCGCCCCATGCGGGCGCACCTCGCTCGTCCCTAACCTCGGACACGAGGCGGGGACGACCCAGTACCCGCCCTGACGGAAGGCACAACATGCGCGCGTTTCTCGACCGGCTCGTCTCCTGGACGGGCGTGGCCCTCGCCGTCGTTCTCCTTGTCGC
The sequence above is drawn from the Nocardioides sp. zg-1228 genome and encodes:
- a CDS encoding catalase, whose translation is MNASKPVAAAKKAAGEVVDAVAEAVSLTDKPVPGAPGSEPPTLEEPTEPREVPPPKPDQQQPTPLSPTGAPSADPATASAQQGAYLTTATGVRIGDSDHSLKAGPRGPTLLSDHHLREKIMHFDHERIPERVVHARGAGAHGVFVANGAASQVSRAGVFEKGEETRVFVRFSTVLGSRGSADTVRDTRGFATKFYTREGNWDLVANNIPVFFIQDGIKFPDVIHAGKPHPDREIPQAQSAHDTFWDFVSLHTEAQHHALWNMSDRGIPRSYRMMEGFGVHTFRLVDAEGGTTLVKFHWKPRLGVHSLTWEEAQLAGGVDPDFHRRDLYDAIEAGAFPSWDLGIQTFPDTPDQMFEGIDLLDSTKLVPEELAPVQVIGTLTLNGNPTNFFAETEQVAFHTGHLVPGIDGTDDPLLMARNFSYLDTQLTRLAGPNFNQIPINRPHAPVNDNHRDGFHQQAVHGGVAPYKPNSLDAGCPFFAGADEGAFVDVPVTVPEGSKVRENPASYDDHFSQARLFWLSMSAVEQEHIVNAYSFELGKCYEQAIKERQLLALANIDAGLCARVAQSLGLPAPEPTVQYDEPRPSPALSQLGETWPADGRLVGIVVDPDGDLSGVAALREELMAAGVLPLLIAPRGGELGEGLVAQRTFATARSIEFDALVVAGAAPPAADALTSRDSKAGAAATVATDPRVGLLVEECFRHCKAVVAFGEGRAVVDELGLAGAGVLTGDGAGDVQGDLMTLLAGHRSWERFATSV
- a CDS encoding SDR family NAD(P)-dependent oxidoreductase, with translation MPARPRAPRVVMVTGASSGIGEAAARQAARRGDHLVLLARGREALERVALDCDGLGAASTMVAPADISDDAQVEAAVAAALARHLAVDVVIGSAGVVAYGRVDEVPAEVFDQVVATNLLGSVNLARHVLPVLRAQGTGDLVFVGSVIGHIAVPDMAAYVLSKWGVRALVRQLRVDNRDRPGVRIGYVAPGGVDTPIYGQAATYGRAAGRPPFPVTTPERVAARALGVVDGGRGGQVGLANQVIRLGFTAVPWAYDRLVGPLFALAAQDQTVDVTPGPGNVLGSRQEHNRLRGGHGSALLAIGANAVALARRRIKGG